One segment of Rickettsiella grylli DNA contains the following:
- the prfA gene encoding peptide chain release factor 1, protein MKTSLFNRLTLIVQRYEELTALLANIEVIKDQNHFRNLSKEYVQLGPLVQCFQQYQTNLDRLNQAEHCLKDKDAIVQELAMEEMKIAQQKKIELEKELEHLLLPQDPNDDRNVFLEIRAAAGGDEAAIFAGDLFRMYSRYAESQHWHVEIIHRNPSEQGGYKEIIARISGTKVYAHLKFESGAHRVQRVPETEAQGRVHTSTCTVAILPEIESMDDITLHPSDLKIDTFRASGAGGQHVQKTDSAIRITHLPSGLVVECQDERSQHKNRARAMSLLQAKLLAAQKAKQRREEAETRRDLVGTGDRSERIRTYNFPQGRLTDHRINLTLYQLSDIMEGHLEPVIQSLTHEYQADELAALGGSTT, encoded by the coding sequence ATGAAGACCTCTTTATTCAATAGATTGACCTTAATTGTTCAGCGTTATGAAGAATTAACCGCTTTGTTAGCGAATATAGAAGTGATTAAGGATCAAAATCATTTCCGTAATTTATCGAAAGAATATGTTCAGTTAGGTCCTCTCGTACAATGTTTTCAGCAATATCAGACGAACTTGGATCGCTTAAATCAGGCAGAACACTGCTTGAAGGACAAAGATGCGATTGTGCAAGAGCTGGCTATGGAAGAAATGAAAATAGCACAACAAAAAAAAATTGAGCTCGAGAAAGAATTAGAACATTTGTTGTTACCGCAGGATCCGAACGATGATCGGAATGTTTTTTTAGAAATTCGTGCTGCGGCTGGTGGTGATGAAGCTGCGATTTTTGCAGGTGATTTATTTCGAATGTATTCACGTTATGCAGAGAGTCAGCATTGGCACGTCGAGATTATTCATCGAAATCCGAGTGAACAAGGTGGTTATAAAGAAATAATTGCTCGGATTTCAGGAACAAAGGTGTATGCTCATTTAAAGTTTGAATCAGGTGCTCATCGCGTGCAACGCGTGCCTGAAACCGAAGCGCAAGGACGTGTGCACACTTCAACGTGTACGGTTGCCATATTACCCGAGATTGAATCAATGGATGATATTACCCTTCATCCTTCCGATTTAAAAATTGATACCTTTCGAGCCTCGGGTGCGGGAGGTCAGCATGTCCAAAAAACCGATTCTGCCATCCGCATTACGCACTTACCTTCAGGCTTGGTCGTAGAATGTCAAGATGAACGATCGCAACATAAAAATCGCGCCCGCGCCATGTCATTACTCCAGGCTAAATTATTAGCGGCACAAAAAGCCAAACAACGACGTGAAGAAGCAGAAACACGTCGTGATCTCGTCGGAACGGGTGACCGCTCGGAACGGATAAGAACGTATAATTTTCCACAAGGTCGTTTAACCGATCATCGAATCAACCTCACGTTGTACCAATTATCTGATATCATGGAAGGTCATTTAGAGCCCGTTATTCAATCCTTGACTCATGAGTATCAAGCCGATGAGTTAGCGGCTTTAGGGGGTTCGACCACGTAA
- the prmC gene encoding peptide chain release factor N(5)-glutamine methyltransferase codes for MLFISYWRWAINELKRTSPTAYLDTELLFSEVLKLTRAQLHSQPLDRLITITQEKRIKHVIARRQKGEPIAYLLGRQEFWSFMLEVTPDVLIPRPETELLVEVLLENFSTEPRKIVDLGTGSAAISVALAWERPTWQLLATDCSMAALQVAKRNISRYHLQTIELRKGYWCEALNVGEKFDGILSNPPYLARNDPHLQSEPGLAYEPKNALISGEKGLDDLERIIIQSREYLHPGGILFLEHGAQQATLVEEFFLNYGYHEIKNYKDLAGHQRVSCGKWN; via the coding sequence ATGTTATTTATTTCCTATTGGCGCTGGGCTATCAACGAATTAAAGCGAACAAGCCCCACGGCATATCTAGATACAGAATTATTATTTTCAGAGGTTTTAAAATTAACCCGTGCGCAATTACATAGTCAGCCCCTGGATAGATTGATAACCATTACGCAGGAGAAAAGAATAAAACACGTCATTGCACGAAGACAAAAAGGAGAACCTATCGCTTATTTACTCGGTCGGCAGGAGTTTTGGTCATTCATGTTGGAAGTGACGCCCGATGTACTTATCCCAAGGCCGGAAACCGAGTTATTAGTAGAAGTGCTATTGGAAAACTTCAGTACTGAACCTCGGAAAATAGTCGACTTGGGGACAGGTTCAGCAGCAATTTCTGTTGCCTTAGCGTGGGAAAGACCCACATGGCAATTGCTTGCAACAGATTGTTCAATGGCCGCTTTACAGGTGGCTAAACGTAATATCAGTCGTTATCACCTACAAACTATAGAACTCCGAAAAGGTTATTGGTGCGAGGCGCTCAATGTAGGCGAAAAATTTGATGGCATTCTCAGTAACCCACCTTACCTCGCACGGAATGATCCCCATTTGCAAAGCGAACCTGGTTTAGCGTATGAACCTAAAAATGCTTTAATTTCAGGAGAAAAAGGATTAGATGATTTAGAACGTATTATTATTCAATCACGAGAATATCTTCACCCGGGCGGTATTTTATTTTTAGAACATGGCGCACAGCAGGCTACTCTTGTTGAGGAATTTTTTTTAAACTATGGTTACCATGAGATAAAAAATTACAAAGATTTGGCAGGTCATCAACGTGTGAGTTGTGGAAAATGGAATTAA